Proteins encoded by one window of Bacteroidota bacterium:
- a CDS encoding replication-associated recombination protein A, with product MSVNQPLAERLRPKDLDHYIGQRHLIGKGAVLRKMIESGNLSSFILWGPPGVGKTTLATIIANTLKRPFYTLSAVNSGVKDVRETIEKAKKLQFFNQPNAILFIDEIHRFSKSQQDSLLSAVEQGTVTLIGATTENPSFEVISPLLSRCQVYVLQSLEKEELLEILNHAIETDIYLKKKDIEVKEDQAILRFSGGDARKLLNILEMMVNAENSDQVVITDQKVTDVLQQNIAMFDKSGEMHYDIISAFIKSMRGSDPNAAVYWLARMIAGGEDPKFIARRMLILASEDIGLANPNALLLAQACFDAIHVIGMPESRIILSETAVYLATSPKSNASYKAINDALAFVEQTGDLPVPLHLRNAPTKLMSQLGYGKDYKYAHDFENNFVLQDYLPEKIAGHKFYDPQNNNKEKEIRNRLSFLWKKKYGY from the coding sequence ATGTCGGTAAATCAACCTTTGGCAGAGCGTCTGAGGCCTAAAGATCTGGATCATTATATCGGGCAGCGGCATTTGATTGGTAAAGGGGCTGTGCTGAGAAAAATGATAGAATCGGGCAACCTTTCTTCGTTTATCCTGTGGGGGCCTCCGGGTGTGGGAAAAACCACACTGGCTACGATCATTGCCAATACCCTGAAGCGTCCTTTCTACACTTTAAGTGCCGTTAATTCGGGGGTGAAGGATGTGCGAGAGACTATTGAAAAGGCCAAGAAATTGCAATTTTTCAATCAGCCCAATGCTATTTTGTTTATTGATGAAATCCACCGTTTTAGCAAATCACAACAGGATTCCTTATTAAGTGCAGTTGAGCAGGGAACTGTTACCTTGATTGGTGCCACTACTGAAAATCCGTCCTTCGAAGTTATATCTCCTTTGTTATCACGTTGTCAGGTTTATGTGCTTCAGTCTCTTGAAAAAGAGGAACTGCTGGAGATTCTGAACCATGCTATTGAAACGGATATCTATCTGAAGAAGAAAGATATTGAGGTTAAGGAAGATCAGGCCATCTTGCGTTTTTCGGGAGGTGATGCCCGCAAATTGCTCAATATCCTGGAGATGATGGTTAATGCAGAAAATTCCGATCAGGTGGTGATTACCGATCAGAAAGTTACGGATGTCCTACAGCAGAATATTGCCATGTTCGACAAAAGCGGGGAGATGCATTACGACATTATTTCGGCCTTCATTAAAAGCATGAGGGGCAGTGATCCCAATGCTGCGGTTTATTGGCTGGCCAGGATGATTGCCGGTGGGGAAGACCCGAAATTTATTGCCCGCAGGATGCTGATTCTGGCATCTGAGGATATAGGTCTGGCCAATCCCAATGCCTTGCTTCTTGCCCAGGCCTGTTTTGACGCTATTCATGTGATCGGGATGCCCGAATCGCGTATCATTCTTTCGGAAACTGCTGTTTATTTGGCTACATCGCCCAAGAGCAATGCTTCCTATAAAGCAATTAATGATGCTTTGGCTTTTGTTGAACAGACAGGCGATTTACCAGTGCCTCTGCATTTGAGAAATGCACCGACTAAATTAATGAGCCAGTTGGGCTATGGAAAGGATTACAAATATGCCCATGATTTTGAAAATAATTTTGTTTTGCAGGATTATTTGCCCGAAAAAATAGCGGGCCATAAATTTTATGACCCGCAAAATAATAACAAGGAAAAAGAAATCCGTAACCGCTTAAGTTTTCTTTGGAAGAAAAAATATGGTTACTAG